Genomic window (Salvelinus namaycush isolate Seneca chromosome 27, SaNama_1.0, whole genome shotgun sequence):
CAGCTGATGCCGTCACAAAATATGTTAGCCATTAGATTGTATAGCACGCCTAAATCTTATAGTCTAAATCTGTTACATAACAAACCTATTGTTTACTAAATACAAGCTAGATAGGTAAATAATCATACATAATCTCTTGTTTAGTTGTCAGCTGGTTAGTCACGTGTTTAGCTAAATTCACTTGTACATTTTCTTCATAGATGGCTAGATTGCTGACAAGACTGCAATACTAGTATCAACAGATAAATATCAATGCTATGAGTTGCATTTTTAGAAGTCTCTGTTTCTTTCAGGTAGGCTATGGCTCGCGGGCAACAGAAGATTCAATCCCAGCAAAAGAACGCCAAGGCGGCAGCTGCTAAAAAGAAGGGAACGGCAGCAGACCAGAAGACTGCAGCCAAGGCAGCACTTGTCCACACCTGTCCTGTCTGCCGGGTGAGTGTTAGTGGTTGGTACTTTATGTGCCTTTAGTAGGCAGggctagggctgttacggtgactgtattaccgccacaccagcgGTCACAAGTCATGACGGCAGGCAAactccacgtgaccgtttagtcactaATTAGGCTTATCCAAGCTCTGATGCTACTGCTAgttattagtagcctaccaaacttgctaactgcctggtactcagcactctgttgtccctctaattactctgacatcaatgcaaatgtaatcgactatctaatcaaacacttcatgagagctcgtgttgcacaacatttctgtAGGCTATGCAATTACGTGAGAAAAGAGTGATGGCCtttattaaaaagaggaggatcccatcagctttctataggctttatttttcaactttcctaatattaagcacaatACTTCTCTTTACAGcaggagtatagcctacatggctggcatgaaaatgaaccacaggaaaagcatcctccatttgctatttaagtgcataggtGACATGCATTTTTTCCGCTGCCCATGTTTCGAGACCGGTGCATGATAACGGTCCATTTTAAATCAACACACATTTCACACATTAtttagtgtgtatatataaagacaagattaaatcacttgtgaatgatgctaagctttttcaaatcatagttgtacacctcatgtagcctagcccataggcctatatgttttgataaggtttttatcacaactaaagtggccaaataacttcttaaaatgaagcacattaatacgctttacaacgggtgtagagcctaactggcgtACATACGCAActcatgagtttcaagtttggggaagataattttcaccataacaCACGTGGTCACTTGAGAGttgtgttttcctgctaatgaaACATTTgcacttatagcctactgccatgtgcgcattgctgtggTTATAATGTGAAGATATAGCCTAATAGTTTCAAAAATGTTAAGCTAAAAGTTCTCATCTGTTGCGTCAGGCTCATTGcttaaaacagtttttttaatgctagtggttgtattaatttgggatctatcgcatcccacaactgtcccagactttTTGGGGAATGTTTGTTTCTTGCATAGAATAGgtaaacttttgtactatgggtgGTAGTAGATTGATATAgtctagtgcttttgctgttcgttaggcctactcatcttgttggctggcGAAAAGTAAATGTTGACATTTTTTTTTCAATATCCTCAGAAATGGATAATGATGTGCGCAgttgtctttgtgtctgtcttcacttttAGCCTGTAAGAAAGACCCGATCCTGTGAcggagccatgtgagtgagaagtGCTTCGGCACccagccgggagaagggaattgtAATTATTATATTTAGCCCAAGACCACGctgccactggccgcaaaaggcatggatttttttagggggcattacggaCACATGGGATGCCACTGGGAAATTCGAGgccaaattgtgaatgagagtctgatgaagtgtgtacagcctgcgcaaaaaaacaaaacagagctCATgtctttcatgcaacttttttcaaatcctcatTAGAGTCGCAGCATGCAGCCTTCGAATGttttacaaatcaaaatatatagcCCAACATGGGTGTCGCAACAAAAGgtacataaataactctaaattaagcatataggagtacctgtttctttgttaaccactcaacacagaatatgcgcactccctcaaaatgtttggagaacataTTCTTTCTATTTTATTTAGCTATGTTTAATTGTTCTTCATACTGTAAAATAATTCCATgcaattctaagcaaatcttgtctgttacatgaactagtgtagcccacagccatatggcatagccagatcagggcctaacataaggacaactcaaaGTATGcaattctgttcttctgaaatagactacattttcttcatgtcatgtttctttagacctgtctaaaatggatttattgtgaaggtgtaggctatattacatggatttattagactttttaaagtgtagatgttccaaaggtctgcatcagtggcttgtatgcTATGCGTGGAAGcaaggagatgctaaatgtgtttgttaacttcttatgggccaacatccggtgaaattgcagagcacgaaattcaaacaacagtattataaatatttaactttcataaaatcacaagtgtaatacatcaaaataaagcttaacttcttgttaatccagccgctgtgtcagatttcaaaaagactttacggcgaaagcaaaccatgcgattatctgaggacatcgccccgcatacaaacacatgaaaaacatatttcaaccaggcaggtgcgacacgaaagtcagaactagcgatataaaaaatgcctttgatcttctgttggcactcaaaGGTCCcggttacatcacaaatggtcattttgttcgataatgtccttctttatatccataaaaactcagtttagctggtgcgcttcagtcaataatacacccagtttccctccatcaaaatgcatacaaaattaatcccaaacgttactaataaacttttccaaacaagtcaaacaacgtttataatcaaaccttaggtaccctaatacgtaaataaaatATACAATTTAAGActgagaatcgttattgtctttacaggagaaaaataccaaagaacgcgctctcttccacgcgcttggaaacgccacagccaaaatgggagccacctagaaaaactatcttctggctaatttttccaaaaaccagcctgaaactctttctaaagaccgttgacatctagtggaagccctaggaactgcaatctgggaggacttggccttataataaaagtgatagCCATTGAAAATAGGGGTAggcagatttttttgggggggggggggttgtccatggggttttgcctgccatatcagttctgttatactcacagacataattttaacagttttagaaactttagagtgttttctatccaaatctaccaatatatgcatatcctagcttctgggcacgcttttcatccataCATCAAAATattgccccctacccaagagaggttaacagtcaattactgtgagactggcagttatttgcttgacaatcgcGAACTGACAATTTCATGACAGCCACAGCCCTATGCAGAGGACACCTGTTTTGGTGATTTCAACTAGATcatcaaataaataaattacaGCATGTTTTGGGGTTCATTTAGTAGTTTTTACCAGATTTTTAAGTACATaaccattggaaatgaatgttgaAAGTTACATTTGTCCAAAACTTAAGTTGCTGCTTCTGTTTGACAAGACATTTTGATAAATAtcccaataaaaataaaaaacgtgttcaaatcaataaccaataagCAGAAACAGTGTTATATATTGAAAACCTCAAATTTACTATATACACATGTGCAACAATAATAAAAttacttttgtattttttaacATGCACCGTATAAACTGTACACGCACCAAAAACCCTGTTTTGATATATAACTGATACCGATTAGGgtggaaatcaggttgtacgtgctgttgaaattaacacaactaaaaaaacgcATGGAAACTAATGTGGTGGCAtttttctgctttaccaaatgaggagagttacaaacttcacacacagtcagagttatacttaaactacatctttaatgagctttaaaaaaaataaaaaaaataatcacctttatttaaccaggtaggctagttgagaacaagttctcatttgcaactgcgacctggccaagataaagcatagcagtgtgaacagacaacaacacagagttacacatggagtaaacaataaacaagtcaataacatggtagaaaaaaagagaatctatatacaatgtgtgcaaaaggcatgaggaggtaggcaagaaatcgaataattacaatttagcagattaacactggagtgataaatcatcagatgatcatgtgcaagtagagatactggtgtgcaaaagagcagaaaagtaaataaataaaagcagtatgggggtgaggtaggtaaattgtgTGGGCTATATACCAATgaactatgtacagctgcagcgatcggttagctgctcagatagcagatgtttaaagttgttgagggagataaaagtctccaacttcagagatttttgcaattcgttccagtcgcaggcagcagagaactggaaggaaaggcggccaaatgaggttttggctttagggataatcagtgagatacacctgctttAAGCTTTAGcctttgactttcaacaattcactatctatAATGAATTTTGAGAGTCGCTACAGAAAAATAcagagatcttttatagccaagatacacccctctcaacttacatgacgaaccacagatcttaggaactcttcacaaagggacttttacttgagaaaggagtatcccttagccagatagcattcgctataaattattgctcagtttggtctctaaaacgtggttctaatctcgttcctggtacttcatagttcaaaaacattacctcatccaaggcataactcaattgtcaactctagataatcccatctcaagtaaaccccctcttgaccccactcctggacaagctcactgaggggagtgagcctctaggtcatacactatcccagtataagcgcacagacattgtggagacaagtaattggttccccattaatcaagccatcccttcacatggtttaagaataggtaaagacacattcacatatgaagagaatgttccattctgtcctcttccctttctgatattctgcatagcaccagggacatgtgaaagacaagcctgacctctcccctctctgggccccaagtgactgagccctagctgagggaaaagtgcaactgccaaaactatagtccaaagggatacattctaatgacaagtatctcacataagcatattatataaataaaacatcttatttatctatgttacccaactaattctgattcatccgccacgCTGGAGAAGTTttttacatcactggttagagaaCAACCCGCAGAAGACAGTCGGC
Coding sequences:
- the LOC120022235 gene encoding zinc finger protein 706-like, producing MARGQQKIQSQQKNAKAAAAKKKGTAADQKTAAKAALVHTCPVCRTQMPDPKTFKQHFESKHPKSPMPPELVDVEA